The genome window GCCCGCTGCGCGGCAGCCATTTGCTGCTGCCGGCCTGGCGCCTGCCGCTGGCCCTGGCCGTGAGCCTGATGCACCCGCAGGACGGCCGTCCGGTGTTCGCCTACCCCTGGGAGGGCGCGACCTTGGTCGGCACCACCGACGTCGACCACGGCGAAGACATGGCGCGCGAAGCGCGCATCACGCGCGCCGAATTCGACTACCTGCTGGCGGCCTTGCACGCCGCCTTTCCGCAACTGGGGCTCGGCCCCGGCGACGTGATCGCCACCTATGCAGGCGTGCGTCCGGTGATCGACGGAGGCAGCCACGGCGCGCCGTCGAAGGAGCGGCGCGAGCACCTGGTGTGGTCCGAGCCCGGCCTGGTCTCGGTCACCGGCGGCAAGCTGACCACCTTCCGCGCCATCGCTCTCGACGCCCTGCGCGAAGCGGCGCGCCAGCTGCCCGGCTGGGAGGCGGACCTGCGTCCGCAGCCGCTGTTCGCGCGGGCGGCGCCCCCACGCTGCGCGGCGCTCCCGGCCGGCATCCTGCAGCGCCTGGCCGGCCGCCACGGCGCCCAGGCCCAGGCCCTGCTGGATGCGGCCCGCGAGGACGAGCTGGACGCCGTGCCCGGCACCCAGACCCTGTGGGCCGAGCTGCGCTGGGCCGCGCGCGCCGAACGGGTGCTGCACCTGGACGACCTGCTGCTGCGCCGCACCCGCCTCGGCCTGCTGCTGCCCGCGGGCGGGGCGGCGCTGCTGCCGCGCATCCGCGCCATCTGCCAGCCGGAGCTGGGCTGGGACGAGGCCCGCTGGCTGGCCGAGGAGGCCGCCTACGTGCTATGTTGGCGCGAGCACTACGCCCCCCCGAGCGCAGCCACCAGGACGACACCATGCATGAACCCCTGATCCTCGCCATCGACAACGGCACGCAGAGCGTGCGCGCGATCCTGTTCGACCTGCGCGGCGAGATCGTGGCCAAGTCCCAGGTCCACCTGCAGGCCTATGTGTCGCCCCAGCCCGGCTGGGCCGAGCACGACGCCGACGGCTACTGGCAGGCCCTGTGCCAGGCCTGCCGCGCGCTGTGGACCATGCCGGGCGCCGACCGCTCGCGCGTGGCCGGGGTGGCGGTGACGACCCAGCGCGGCACCGTGGTCAACGTCGACCGCGAGGGCCGTCCGCTGCGCCCGGCGATTACCTGGCTCGACCAGCGCCGCACCGACCGCGTGCCGCCCATCGGTCCGTTGTGGCGCGCCGCCTTCAAGCTGGCGCGGGTGGCCGACACCATCGACTTCTTCCGGGGCGAGGCCGAGATCAACTGGATCCGCGCCCACCAGCCCGAGGTCTGGGACGCGACCCACAAGTTCCTGCTGCTCTCGGGCTACCTGAACTACCGGCTGTGCGGCAGCTACGTCGATTCCTCCGGCTCGCAGGTGGCCTATGTGCCCTTCGACTACAAGCGGCGGCGCTGGGCCGCGGGCCACGACTGGAAGTGGCAGGTCCTGGCCGTGGAGCGGCGCATGCTGCCCGAGCTGGCCGAACCGGGCGCGCGCCTGGGGCAGGTGACGGCCCAGGCGGCGCTGGAGACCGGCATCCCGGAAGGCATGCCGCTGCTGGCCGCCGCCGCCGACAAGGCCTGCGAGGTGCTCGGCGCCGGCTGCCGCGAGCCCCACGTGGGCTGCCTGAGCTACGGCACCACCGCCACCATCAACACCACCTCGCGCCGCTACGTCGAGGTGACGCCCTTCGTGCCGCCGTATCCGGCCGCGATTCCCGGCGCCTACAGCACCGAGGTGCAGGTGTTTCGCGGCTACTGGATGGTCAACTGGTTCAAGGAGCAGTTCGGCCACCACGAGCAGGCGCGCGCGCTGGAAGAGGACGTGGCGCCCGAGCAGCTGTTCGACGCCCTGGCCAACGCGGTGCCGCCCGGCTCGATGGGGCTGATGCTGCAACCCTACTGGACGCCGGGGATCCGCATTCCCGGCCGCGAAGCCAAGGGCGCCATCATCGGCTTCGGCGACGTGCACACCCGCGCCCACGTCTACCGCGCCATCCTCGAAGGCCTGGCCTATGCGCTGCGCGAAGGGAAGGAGCGGATCGAAAAACGGAGCGGGGTGCGCATCACCGAACTGCGCGTCTCCGGCGGCGGCTCGCAGAGCGACGCCGCGATGCAGCTCACCGCCGACATCTTCGGCCTGCCGACCGCGCGGCCCCACGTCTACGAGACCTCGGCCCTGGGCGCGGCCATCGATGCCGCCGTGGGCCTGGGCCTGTATCCGGACTTCGGCGCGGCGGTGGCGGCCATGACCCGGGTCGGCCAGGTGTTCGAGCCGAACGGCGCCCACCGCGAGATCTACGAGCGCTTGTATCGCGAGGTCTACCTCAACATGTACAAGCGCCTGCAGCCGATGTACCGCGACATCGCGCGCATCACCGGTTATCCGCAGCAGACCTGAGGTCCCGCTTTCAGCAGAAGGCCTGCTCTGACATTTTCACGAGGAAACATTAATTTAACGAAATCTTAACGCGCCCCCTGTTAGCGTAGACCTACGCCCAGTCACCTTGAGCACTGGGCCACTTTTACCATAGGGGTCTAACCATGAAACGCACTACCCTGAGCCTCATGCTCTCCGCCTGCGCCGTGTCGATCTTCGCCGCCACCGGCGCCCAGGCCGCCGAGCCGGCGCATTGGGACTACGGCAGCAAGGCCGGTCCCGCCCACTGGGCCGAACTGGAGCAGGATTTCGCCGCCTGCAAGCTGGGCAAGACGCAGTCGCCGATCGACATCCGCGCCACCCATGCGGCCAAGCTTGCGCCGCTCGACTTCCATTACGGCCTGACGCCGGCCGAGATCGTCAACAACGGCCACACGGTGCAGGTGAACCTGGAGCACGGCGGCTCGCTGGGCCTGCCCTCGGGCGACTACAAGCTGGTGCAGTTCCACTTCCACACCCCGAGCGAAGAGAAGATCAATGGCAAGAACTACCCGATGGTCGCCCACCTCGTGCACAAGAGCGACAGCGGCGAACTGGCCGTGGTCGCGGTGCTGTTCAAGCAGGGCAAGGAAAACGCGGCGCTGAAGGAAGTGTTCGCGGGGCTGCCGGCGGCGGCCGGCGAGAAGCATGCGCTGGAAGGCGGCATCGACCTGGCCGGGGTGCTGCCGAAACAGCACGCCTACTACTCCTACATTGGCTCGCTGACCACGCCGCCCTGCAGCGAGGGCGTGCACTGGCAGATCCTGAAGCAGCCGGTGGAGGTCTCGAAGGCCCAGCTGGCGGCCTTCCGCAAGCTGTACACGATGAATGCGCGTCCGGTGCAGCCGCTCAACGGCCGCGTGGTCGACGCCGTCAATTAAGCTGCTTAGTGCGCGACGACGTCGCGCACCCGGTCCCAGGCCGCGCCGGCGTGCACCGCCACCACCTGGTTGCGCCCGGCCGACTTGGCTTCGTACATGGCGCGGTCGGCCGCGATGAAGAAGGAGCGCAGGTCGTCGAACAGGGTCGGGATGATGGTCGCCACGCCGATGCTCACCGTGACCACCGCGGCGGTCGTGGCGCGCGGATTCGGCACCGCCATCTGCTCGATGTGGGCGCGGATCGCTTCGCCCAGGCCGGCCGCGCCTTCGTTCGGGGTGTCGGCCAGCAGCACCACGAATTCTTCGCCGCCGTAGCGCGCCGCCAGGTCGGTGGGACGCAGCGCGTGCTCGCGCAGCACCTCGGCCACCAGTTGCAGGCAGTGGTCGCCGGCGGCGTGGCCCAGGCTGTCGTTGTAGCCCTTGAAGTGGTCGACGTCGAGCACGATCAGCGACAGCGGCTGTCCGCTGCGGATCGCGCGCTGCCATTCGCGCTCCAGCGCGGCGTCGAAGTGGCGGCGGTTGGCGATGCGGGTCAAGGGGTCGACCAGGGCCGCCTGCTGCAGCGCGGTCTCGGACTGCTTGTGGTGGGTGATGTCGTGCAGCAGGGCGACGAACAGCGGTTCGGTGCCCGCCATCGGCGTCAGGCTCAGGTCCATCGCGCGCAGCGCGCCGTCGCGCTGGTAGACCAGCACCTCGCGCGTGCCGCGGCAGCGCGCCGCGCGCGCCTCGTCCTCGCGGTCGGCGAAATAGGCGGCGTAGTCCTCTTCCATGGGCGGCGCCAGCAGGCTGGCCAGCGGCAGGCCGGCCAGCTCGCCGGCCGAGTGGGCGACGAAGCGCTCGCTGGCGGGGTTGGCGTAGACGATGCGTCCGCAGCCGTCCACCAGCAGCAGGCCCTCGTCCATCCCGTCCAGGATCATCTGCAGGCGATCCGCCTGCTGCTTCTGGTTGGCGTTGTTGCTGCGCACGCGCAGGTGGGCGCCGACGCGGGCGCAGACCTCGGCCATGCGCACCGGCTTGGCGATGTAGTCGACCGCGCCGGTGTCGAAGCCGGCCACGATGTCCTCGGTCTCGCCGCAGGCGCTCACGAAGATCACGGGGATATGGGCGGTGTCGGGCTGGCTCTTGAGGCGGCGGCAGATTTCCAGGCCGTCGAGGTCGGGCAGCAGGACATCGAGCAGGATCAGGTCGGGCTGGACGCGGGCCGCGATGTCGAGCGCGCGCTTGCCGGTGTTGGCGACGAAAGTCTGGTAGCCCTGCTGGCGCATGATCTCCTGGAGCAGCCCAAGGCTGTCCGGGGCATCGTCGACAATCAGGATCGCGGACTGGCGCGCGGGCGCGGAGAACGCGAGGGCAGGATGAATCATGGTCGCTGGCAGAAACGGCATCGTAACGCCGACGATCATACTCTTAATATGATCCCTTGAGGCAACTTTTGTTGCCGTATGTCCACGTTTGACCCGTTGTTGCGCGTACGCGACTATTTGTAGTCAGCGTGCATAGACTAGCGGTGACGGGCGGCCCCCTCGAAGGACGCCGCCCGGCCGGGTGCGGCTTACAGCATGTCGGCGATCAGCTTGCCGAGGATGGCGATGCCTTCGCGGATGCGTTCCGGCGGCACAGTCACGAAGGACAGGCGCAGGGTGTTGGTTTCCGGCTCGTTGGCGTAGAACGGCGAGCCCGGCACGAAGGCCACGCGCGCGGCCAGCGACTGGTCGAGCAGCTTCATGGCGTCGATCTGCTTGGGCAGGGTGACCCAGATGAACATGCCGCCTTCCGGCTTGGTCCAGCTCACGCCGGCCGGGAAGTGCTCGGTCATCGCGTCCAGCATCACCTGGCACTGGTCGCCGTAGAGCTTGCGGATGGTCGGGATATGCTGGTCGAGGAAGCCGTCCTTGACCACTTCGTGCACCACCATCTGGGTCAGCTGGGCGGTGTGCAGGTCGGCGGCCTGCTTGGCCAGCTCGAGGCGGCGCACCAGCGGCAGCGGGGCGCACACGTAGCCGAGGCGGATGCCCGGGGTCAGCACCTTAGAGAAGGAGCCCATGTAGATGACGCCGTCCGGGTTCATCGCCACCATCTTGGGCATCGGCTCGCCGCGGTAGGACAGGGCGCCGTATGGGTCGTCCTCGATCAGCGGCAGGCCGAGGCGGGCGCAGGTCTCGACCAGCTCGCGGCGGCGTTCGATCGACAGGGTGCGGCCGGTCGGGTTCTGGAAGTTGGGCAGCGAGTACAGCAGACGCGCGCCCTGGGCCACGCCCTCGATCGAGGACGGCACCAGGCCATGCTCGTCGGTGACGACCGACTTGAATTCGGGACGGTAGACCGAGAACGCCTGGAGCGCGCCCAGGTAGCTCGGGGTTTCGACCAGCACGCGGCTGCCTTCGTCGATCAGGACCTTGCCCAGCAGGTCGAGCGCCTGCTGCGAGCCCGAGGTCATGAGGATTTGTTCCGGGAGGATCTTGGCGCCTTCAGTGGACAGGGAATTCGCAATCCACTCGCGCAGCGGCGGATAACCATCGGTCGGACCATACTGCAGGGCAACTTTACCGGTCTCGGTCAGCACCTTGTCGTACGCGGCCTTCATGCGTTCGACCGGGAAGGTGGCGGGCGAGGGCAGGCCACCGGCGAAGGAGATGATCTCCGGACGCTGGGTGATCTTCAGGATCTCGCGGATGAACGAGCTCTGCAGCTGCTGGGCGCGCTCCGAGAATTGCCACTGGATGGGATGGGGATGTTCGATTTTCATACTGTCTCACTTACTCTCAGGAAGGGACCGCGGGGGTGCCGGGCCATTATAAAGCACGCCGGATAGGCGGCTTCGCCAAGGCCGGGCCGGGTAGGCCCAGCCCTCATCGGTACAAGGACGATAACGCTAGTTTAGGCGACTTCGGCGATCAGTTCGATCTCGACGCAGGTGCCGCGCGGCAGCGAAGCCACACCGAAGGCGGAGCGGGCATGTTTGCCGGCATCGCCGAACACCTCGCCCAGCAGTTCCGAGCAGCCGTTGGTGACCAGGTGCTGTTCGTTGTAGTCCGGCGTCGAGGCGACCAGGCTCATCACCTTGACGATGCGCTTGACGCGGTTCAGGTCGCCGCCCACGGCTTCCTGCAGGGTGCCGATCAGGTCGATGGCGACC of Massilia sp. KIM contains these proteins:
- a CDS encoding carbonic anhydrase, producing MKRTTLSLMLSACAVSIFAATGAQAAEPAHWDYGSKAGPAHWAELEQDFAACKLGKTQSPIDIRATHAAKLAPLDFHYGLTPAEIVNNGHTVQVNLEHGGSLGLPSGDYKLVQFHFHTPSEEKINGKNYPMVAHLVHKSDSGELAVVAVLFKQGKENAALKEVFAGLPAAAGEKHALEGGIDLAGVLPKQHAYYSYIGSLTTPPCSEGVHWQILKQPVEVSKAQLAAFRKLYTMNARPVQPLNGRVVDAVN
- a CDS encoding PLP-dependent aminotransferase family protein; amino-acid sequence: MKIEHPHPIQWQFSERAQQLQSSFIREILKITQRPEIISFAGGLPSPATFPVERMKAAYDKVLTETGKVALQYGPTDGYPPLREWIANSLSTEGAKILPEQILMTSGSQQALDLLGKVLIDEGSRVLVETPSYLGALQAFSVYRPEFKSVVTDEHGLVPSSIEGVAQGARLLYSLPNFQNPTGRTLSIERRRELVETCARLGLPLIEDDPYGALSYRGEPMPKMVAMNPDGVIYMGSFSKVLTPGIRLGYVCAPLPLVRRLELAKQAADLHTAQLTQMVVHEVVKDGFLDQHIPTIRKLYGDQCQVMLDAMTEHFPAGVSWTKPEGGMFIWVTLPKQIDAMKLLDQSLAARVAFVPGSPFYANEPETNTLRLSFVTVPPERIREGIAILGKLIADML
- a CDS encoding glycerol-3-phosphate dehydrogenase/oxidase — translated: MDGGIDPILAARDWDVLVIGGGITGAGILLEAARRGLRALLVEQRDFAWGASSRSSKLVHGGLRYLAEGQLRLTRESVREREALLREVPGLVEPQGFAFADHGGARGKRLAFLAALRVYDLLAGRREAHWETADGFAMLAPNVRREGLAGGVRYTDAKTDDARLVLRVLDEARSHGAVACNHVALRALLHEDGKVAGARLHDARSGAEHAVRARVVLNATGAWAGALAAAGKGPRLRPLRGSHLLLPAWRLPLALAVSLMHPQDGRPVFAYPWEGATLVGTTDVDHGEDMAREARITRAEFDYLLAALHAAFPQLGLGPGDVIATYAGVRPVIDGGSHGAPSKERREHLVWSEPGLVSVTGGKLTTFRAIALDALREAARQLPGWEADLRPQPLFARAAPPRCAALPAGILQRLAGRHGAQAQALLDAAREDELDAVPGTQTLWAELRWAARAERVLHLDDLLLRRTRLGLLLPAGGAALLPRIRAICQPELGWDEARWLAEEAAYVLCWREHYAPPSAATRTTPCMNP
- a CDS encoding RidA family protein → MSVYDKLKELNITLQAPATPAAAYVMYVQTGNLVFISGHIAKNPDGSPNAGILGKDKTTADGQAAARSVAIDLIGTLQEAVGGDLNRVKRIVKVMSLVASTPDYNEQHLVTNGCSELLGEVFGDAGKHARSAFGVASLPRGTCVEIELIAEVA
- a CDS encoding FGGY-family carbohydrate kinase yields the protein MHEPLILAIDNGTQSVRAILFDLRGEIVAKSQVHLQAYVSPQPGWAEHDADGYWQALCQACRALWTMPGADRSRVAGVAVTTQRGTVVNVDREGRPLRPAITWLDQRRTDRVPPIGPLWRAAFKLARVADTIDFFRGEAEINWIRAHQPEVWDATHKFLLLSGYLNYRLCGSYVDSSGSQVAYVPFDYKRRRWAAGHDWKWQVLAVERRMLPELAEPGARLGQVTAQAALETGIPEGMPLLAAAADKACEVLGAGCREPHVGCLSYGTTATINTTSRRYVEVTPFVPPYPAAIPGAYSTEVQVFRGYWMVNWFKEQFGHHEQARALEEDVAPEQLFDALANAVPPGSMGLMLQPYWTPGIRIPGREAKGAIIGFGDVHTRAHVYRAILEGLAYALREGKERIEKRSGVRITELRVSGGGSQSDAAMQLTADIFGLPTARPHVYETSALGAAIDAAVGLGLYPDFGAAVAAMTRVGQVFEPNGAHREIYERLYREVYLNMYKRLQPMYRDIARITGYPQQT
- a CDS encoding diguanylate cyclase; amino-acid sequence: MIHPALAFSAPARQSAILIVDDAPDSLGLLQEIMRQQGYQTFVANTGKRALDIAARVQPDLILLDVLLPDLDGLEICRRLKSQPDTAHIPVIFVSACGETEDIVAGFDTGAVDYIAKPVRMAEVCARVGAHLRVRSNNANQKQQADRLQMILDGMDEGLLLVDGCGRIVYANPASERFVAHSAGELAGLPLASLLAPPMEEDYAAYFADREDEARAARCRGTREVLVYQRDGALRAMDLSLTPMAGTEPLFVALLHDITHHKQSETALQQAALVDPLTRIANRRHFDAALEREWQRAIRSGQPLSLIVLDVDHFKGYNDSLGHAAGDHCLQLVAEVLREHALRPTDLAARYGGEEFVVLLADTPNEGAAGLGEAIRAHIEQMAVPNPRATTAAVVTVSIGVATIIPTLFDDLRSFFIAADRAMYEAKSAGRNQVVAVHAGAAWDRVRDVVAH